GTGTGAGGACATTAAAACAAGGATCATTGTGTTCTTCCGTGCAAACTCATAATGGACGGCCTGATTTTGTTTTCAGTTTTGAAATCATTGGTTTTTACACTGATTTTGTTAGACCAGATTAGTGTTTTGACTTCAATTCAAGAGCTACGAATAATTCAATCcaactaaaaatttatttggctttttttttatttagtttcgCTTTtagattaattcaattcgatgtgtattattttttaatttattttattttttaaataaaaaaattaattatttaatttttataatataataaaatttattaatttattcttttattttaaaaatatattcaaatatttttaatattttaaaaaatctggtaattaattgtttattaattttaatcattaaatataataaaaaaaattaaaatagggTGATATGTATGgtttaattaatagatatttttaaaatatttttaatgctaaaagagtaattaataaatattttaaaaatataaaaaattaattaataaattttttaaaattttagaaattaaataataaaatatttaataattaattaattaataaattttttaaaacgtgaaaattgttttattataattttttaaaataaaagcttTACAGACGGTAATTTTATTATACCATCAAAATTAAtaagtaattttttctaaataaaaagttataaaCATCAGCCGGAATCAGACTTATCTATCAATTccgattaaattgaaaattaatattgatcaattcatatttaattaattttatgcgATTTCAATGGCAAAACTCCATCACCGAAGCAACCCCCAAGATCTAGACTTAGCCGAAAAACAAGGCACATGGAGTGGGAGGGCTTGCCGGCTTGGTCTTCACAAGCACAGCCAATTCCAAACACACACAACAAACAAGTAGCAATTCACTCATCCTCATGGCATCCCCACGCCCCATAGGGCCCCCCGCCACTGGTGGACAGCCTATCACGCGTTGCGCCACCGGCTTCTTCTCCCGAGTCAATTTCCTTGTTTTATAAACATAATGTCGGGATTCAATGTTTCCAACACCACCATTGACCATCAAATTTTATAAACTACTTGTTATCTTCACATGAAATTAAGATACTCGAACCTACTTATTCTTTTAGAGTTGCTAACATCACTGGCTACTAGACGAAAAATAGCTTACATTTTCCactaaattattttcaatttataacattttataattttggcataattcataaaattttttttataactactaaattaaatcattaaaagaataaaatactctcaataaatatttacttgatgtatgagaatgaaattttaaactgaaattttgaattaaaaaaaatattgaatcacTCATTCGACTTTAATATGAAATTATGagtttttagttaaaaataaaataaaaagcaaaATAAGTATAGGGAGActgattaatttattaactatgcttagaatttttttttatttatataatttttttactaataataTTCCACTGGTGTCTCAGGACAACTTTCATCTGATACAATTTCTTTGGTAAATGGAGGAGGAATATAAGGTGGGCGTGTACATCTCAATAACGCCCAGTTCACTCCTTGAAAGAAAGGATGATGCTTAATAGCAGATGCCCCCATGGTAGAGCCCAATCTCCTAGCAGGATCTTTAACTAATAGTTGTGAAATTAAGTCCTTGGCTGCAGCAGGGATGGCAGGTTCTTTAGGAAACTCCAAAGCTCTAGCTACAATATTAGCTAAGGTTAACTCGTGGTCCACACCTCTGAAGGGCGTGACGCCATAGAATAGTTCAAACATAAATATCCCTAGTGTCCACCAATCCACAGGACTACCATGGCCTTCTCCGGAGACAATCTCCGGTGCTAAGTACTCATGGGTCCCCACAAACGACATGGATCTGACATCAATGGGTTCAGCTACAAACTCAGGTCCACCTCTGTTGCCTGTCTTCTTTTTGCGTTTGCGTCTTGGATGGAAGCAAGATACAGCTGGAACTATACAGTTAGGGATAATGCAGGAAGAGGAAGTGAAGGGAGGCTGATCAATGGGGTAGTCACTTTTTGGTAATGAAATATGTGGGTTTTGGTTAGTGATGATCAGAGGAGTTGATGTAGAATCATCACATTTTAGTGAGAGGTCAAAATCAGTGAGCATTATGTGACCGTCCGATCGAACCAATACGTTTTCTGGCTTAAGATCACGGTAAACAATTCCCATCATGTGAAGATACTCCAAAGCTACCACTACTTCTGAGGCATAAAAcctgttaaaaagaaaaaggaaaagattaACACTAAGAATGAGTACTTATGACTAATAAATTCCAATCATAATAGCATttgtcatttatttaatttcctaCTTGTGATTAGAAAAAAACAGAGCAGAGTGAGGGTCCAGTTAGGTGCGcggaagaaaaaataaagatagcTGCATAGAATATTTTGGTGCTAATGTAATCATGTATTTGAGCAAGAAAATAATTGAGATGCTGCAAGAGTCCTAAACATGGGGCAAAGGGACCTACTGCAATTGATATTTGTTCATTGGCAACGTGGGTTTGTGTTTTCTCCCCCCATCATATGATTAAACTAAGACAAGCCCACTTCTTTTTCTGTGTTTTATACACGAAGCTGCCATCAATATCTATATACTATAGATCAGCAgatcaaatataataaaaataaatgggaAAAAGGTATAGAAAAATATATCTTGACATGAGAGGTGGAGAAGTAAAGCATATAAAGTGTCTGAACTTGTATCCTCTGGTATATGCATATTCGCTTTTTCGTACTAGCTTTTTTTCAGAACTGGTATTTTTGGTTGAATCTAATTAATGAGGATTAGAAAGCAAGATCTTACAAATTGCGGATTAACTATTGGAAGTAAACTTTGTAATCTAAAAACTTTCACTAATCTCTCGTGTGTCTACTTTATATTCTTTACTGACAAAGGAAAAAGGATTCCAAAGAACCACAAATTGACCCGAGTGGATAaggataggatgtatgtttctCAATTGGAAAAAGGAGCAAGAAACAGAAGGTGCATGTTAATAGGGCCAAAAAGAAACGAGATGAATTTGGGGCCACACTTCACCAGCCAGAGATGCAATTTCCAAAAGAATGCCCAGAAATCCAGCGGAAAACCAAAAAACCGGAAATCCCTGAATACTCAAGCAACAATTAGAAACTATAACCATAATTCCTGAAAATATAATACTAAATAAATTCATTCATCCTCAATAACGAACTTGTCAGGTTACAcaacaatttaattatttcactgatcatatttattaaataagatGGACCCATTTTAGTTTTTGCACATGCATATTCATTCAAACATGAACATTAAACAACTTGAAAGTTGCTTCACCTAGAATCTCTAAAAGGTGCTAGCTAGTAAGATACAAAACCAACAAGTAGGTTTTCCATATATATTAAAGTGAATAGGTCCAGCTCCCACTATCCATTCAATCGATAATTATGTACTGtagaacatatatatatatatatatattgctttTCTCCATGCTAAGTGTTAGGTGACAAATtcatacatttttataaattggTATCCAAATTGGTAGCTAATTATTAATGTGGTTGGAATAACACTTTTGCTCTAATTTACCTATTAATTGGAAAGTGCAAATTGGCAGCAGGGAGAGCATTGTTTGGGCTAGCAGCCAATAACCACCATTATCACCAAGGCACCACCACCATTAATAAAGCAGTGTTATTAAAGAAATATTAACATAATCGAGACCCTATGTCATTTCTTAGTAATTTTAATCTACAATGCCCAGTTCATTTTCACATGTTTCTCGTAAAACAAGAAAAGACTTCAttctttatattaatatataataataataaaaacttttttCACACCTGGACGTGTATGTATAtagtataatataatataataaatcctTCATTAactaaaatcataataaattcCCCTTTCTTTCTAGAAATTGAATATATAAAACGCAATCGTAAAAATGAATTTCCCCGTAAAACATTATTTAACTCATTTGAAAAATAAGTCAACTGCAGAACCACGAAGCACATCTACCCCTCCCCCAAACGGAGATGATTCGGTGTAGGTCAGTCCATTGTATATTCTATTTCACTCGAGATGTGACCAATCACCTGGGTCCACACCTGACAGCTACCGTGGCTTCCCTCAGGTGGTGGGCCCCACTCTCCGATCAATTACTCTCCTCGTCGGTGTTTCTCTCTTAACGGTTGTTCATCGTTACGCACATCAACCCAAAaatacttatttaaaaaatgttttttaaaaaaaagcggACGAATGGCTAACGAGCGCACCTGACGGCGGTTTCTTCGAACCGTTTTAGTGGCTGACGTTGGCGGAGGACGTGAAGGTCGCCTCCGGGACAGAACTCAGTGAGCAAACAAAGCCACCTCTGTGAGTCAATACTCGCGTAGAGCGCGGGCAAGAAAGGATGATCCAACATTTCCAAAATTTCCCTCTCTGTCCTAGCCCTGCCTTCCTTGCTTCTACTCACCAACTCCTTCTTATCCATAACCTTCGCCGCAAAAAGTAGACAATCAGTAGTCGTCACGGTAGAGTCAGGTTTCTTCAGTTCAGCCAGGTAGACGGAGCCAATGTCCCCGGAGCCGAGACGGACGGAGAAGCGAAGATCAGAGAGAGAAAGGGCCGGTTGGTGTTTCACGGACTTAGAAGAGAAGGATGTGTGAGTGGAGGGAGCTGGAGTGAGTGTAGCGGAGGAGGACCCAGAGCTTGTGCTACGGTGGAGGGTGGTGGTTGTAATAGTGGTAGTAGCGGTGGAGGCGAAACTCAGGCTTTGGAGGTCGTCGGCCAAGTCGTCGGGACATGGCTCCATTGAACAATTTTAGACAGAGAAGGCAGAGAGAGAGTGCAGACTGTAGAGAGACGCAGTGAGGAGAGGTCGcgagatttaatttttgaagAGGGATGTAGGGAGGAAAATGGGCCGGGTATGGGCCGGAAAATGGGTGAAATGGTGGGCCGTAGATGCGGAGACAAACTTCCCCTAATTACATGGAGATTATGGGATCTAATCAAGGGATTATGTCTAATATTTGATTCTTGTTtgatattttgttttatttgatttttttttacgaTTGGAttaaattcaaaactttaaattgtgaaaataatttcaatatcaaactaaattattttattttattttattttttaagaacaCGAGTAAAATATGAAGacgatgatttttttttcttatcacaTGTATAATATGTGTCTATAGTTCTTAGTCTCTTCCAGTGTAATAAGTCGTCAAGATTGATGTGtgtataaagatatttttatttatattaatattaacaaTTATAAACCTTTTTTgccttttaaaataattttcttgaatttctctaattagaaaatagaattttttttattaaaatctttttGCACCCCTACTttgaaaaaaatcatttttaccCTTATTAAATGGGTTTTTATCATCATCACTAATCtagaataaaattgaaaaaattaaaaagataaactaaaattaaaaattaaaaaatatagatatatttattttttatttttttactaaaaagtGGAAAAGGATATCTAGCGGCCTTTAACCCTAAATGGAAATGGAATAAgagaataaaaatatcaaatctcTTAGTTATAGTCTTTCCAAATTCTTAAATCTTTCTATGCAAAcatcaaatataataaaaatatatatatataaatcaataGTATTGCTAGTGGTTGAGGTTACTAAATTATTagactctttaatttttttttctgttagagagtttctttatatatatatatcaaagaACCATAGTATTTATTGAATggaatttataatttcatatttataattttatttttttatgttatacAACCatctttcaaaataaattatattgtcactataaaataaagtaatataGTAAGAATTTGATAAGTTGATATACGGTTCTACTCGAGCAAAATTCTGAACACCGTAATACCCAATTCATCATTAAAACTCGTCATCCTCTGAACAGGTCGAGTTTttgtataaaattatcattagtaGATATTATTCAGCGGACTCCGTTATGCCTGTAATCACAGAATTACCAATGAATTAACCGGAAGAATTTCTTATTAACTAGCCAACTACATCATTGTCAGATTTAcagaaaatactataattaactccatttttttatagtataaaagttaATGATCATAGAAATAAAAGTACACAGTTCTTACACAAATACTCTTGAATTCTAAGCAATTACATTACATTTGCCCTTATATCtagtttattgacttgagcaTCGGAATGACTGTCGTGGATGTCAACCACCTCATGATATTTTTCTTGCAGGTTTAACCAATAGCAGCACAGTTTTGTTTTCCAACCGCGTCATTTAGTTCTATTGCTCACCACCTAGGTAATGTCTACTTTTTGAGACGTGACCATCTTCCAGAGGAAGGCCAAAGTCTCGTCCTCATTCCTTCGAAGTAGGACTCCATCATTTCATAGCTCCACCTATATATTCCAGCTCGTTCGAAGACGATTAAAACCCACAAATACCAGGTGGTGgagaatgaaaattttattttttcaacatTTCAAAGATGAGGGAATCTGATCAAAGAGTATCTGACGTTTTCTCCCGCTGAAATACCAGAATTATTCGTTCTTTCGAGTACCGAACTGGTACAGTTAGGAGAATAGTGCAACACTCAGCTCAATATTATTGTTCAAACAAACGAACTAGAAAGCTACCAGGATCCTCTAGTTGTTAGGGTGCAGCTGGATGACTGAAAACTTATGAAATCAGAGGACCTCAAAGAATAAAAAGGGTACATGGAGAACCGAAGACCCGCCTTCAACTGCTCTATGGGAAAACAGCGCGACACTCGGTTCAATATTGTTGTTCAAATAAACGAACTGGAAAGCCACTAGGATCCTCCAGCTGTTAGAGTACAGTTAGACGACTGAAAGCTTCTGAAATTGAAGGACTTCAGTAAAAAAAGGGTCCATAGGAAATCGAAGACCCGCATTCAACTACTCTTTATAGACTATGATTGTATCATCTGCAGTGATCTAGTCCTCCACGCAAATACTCAAAGAGGGAGCAAAGACGCATAAGGTCTTTCGAGAAATTTGGTATTTATCATGAAGGTGATTTACATTTTGCTCTGTCGGTATAGAAGGGATGTCACTAATCAGGCCACCTTTGCTCTCATTAGCCACCCTTAGTAAAACGATAGGAGCCGAGACGTAGATGGGGTCGTCGGAGGAGGAGCTTAAGATGGAGATTCCACcaagagaagaagaggaagtatccctatctattttaaaagaaaaaagatagcAGGAATTACTGTGAAAGCAATGGAGTATAAATGAGAAAGAAAGAGTGACAGAATCTTTCTAGAAATAAAGATCACAGTTGCGAGCAAAAGTGATATTTGGAGAAGAATAATGGTTCTTATAAGACGATTTTGACTGCAGGCTTTAAATGAGATTCAAGAAACGGGACAGCCATCATTAAAGGGCTAGATAGATAAAGCGACATGAATAAGAAAAGACCAATCTCAATGAGTCACGTGCCCCAGATCGTGAGAACAACTGTTACCTTCAAATTTGAATAATCGAAGAACAGTGGAGGGACCTCTAATGTTATACAATGATCGCCCAAAGTAAGAAATGAGTTGTTACCACAAAATAGGATTACATGGCAAGGATCTGATAAGCTGGTACTCCACCTGATAAAAAAAAGACTCAGATACTGTAACACCCGGTTTATTATCAAAATTCACTTTCTCTTAGATAGGTCGAGTCTTGGTATAAAGTTACCATTAGTAGATATCATCCAGCGGACTTTTGTTGCGTCTGTAATCGTAGAATCACCGATCAATTAGCCGGTAAAATTCCTTATTAATTAGCCAGTCACATCATCGtcgaattttcataaaataccaTAATTAACTCCactttcttacaatataaaaaataacgatcacaaaaataaaaatgtacatttcttacacaactactcatGAGTTCTACGCAATTACATTACATTCGCACTTATCTCCAATTTACTTGAACATCAGAGTGTCTGCAGTAGTAGGCGCTAACCACCTCACAATCTCTTTATTGTAAATTTAACCAATCACAACACATTTCTATTTTTCGATCcatcatttcatttttttttttataaaatgaatatatGATGACTTAAAAGAGTAAAGGGATAATTTACAATGTAGAGTCAAACATTTAgctaaaatcataattttatacCTTACACTTTTAACAACAAACATTTCAATTATTAGGATTCCATTCTATTAATGAAatggtttttttaattaatatttactattaaattataattcataATCTAACCACATTTCACTTTTGTAACATTTTAATCTCAGTAGTTTTATGATCAACTAATAGTGAATATAACATAAATATCACTTTATTGTAATGAAGGCTTATCATTTAATTTGCCTCTactcttttataaaaaattattttactcaTTTAACTATCCTCCTCTTATTTatcatttcaatttttaaattataaataacataataatataatataaaatttaaaatatataatagctatatctttaaattatgaaataatttaatttatgtgatAAAAAATCCGAATATCATGTTCAAttcacataaattaaattattcta
This sequence is a window from Manihot esculenta cultivar AM560-2 chromosome 4, M.esculenta_v8, whole genome shotgun sequence. Protein-coding genes within it:
- the LOC110613067 gene encoding serine/threonine-protein kinase D6PKL2 is translated as MEPCPDDLADDLQSLSFASTATTTITTTTLHRSTSSGSSSATLTPAPSTHTSFSSKSVKHQPALSLSDLRFSVRLGSGDIGSVYLAELKKPDSTVTTTDCLLFAAKVMDKKELVSRSKEGRARTEREILEMLDHPFLPALYASIDSQRWLCLLTEFCPGGDLHVLRQRQPLKRFEETAVRFYASEVVVALEYLHMMGIVYRDLKPENVLVRSDGHIMLTDFDLSLKCDDSTSTPLIITNQNPHISLPKSDYPIDQPPFTSSSCIIPNCIVPAVSCFHPRRKRKKKTGNRGGPEFVAEPIDVRSMSFVGTHEYLAPEIVSGEGHGSPVDWWTLGIFMFELFYGVTPFRGVDHELTLANIVARALEFPKEPAIPAAAKDLISQLLVKDPARRLGSTMGASAIKHHPFFQGVNWALLRCTRPPYIPPPFTKEIVSDESCPETPVEYY